The Blautia pseudococcoides genome segment TTTGCGCCATAAAAAAGGAATCACCCAGGAGGAACTGGCTGATTTCGTTGGTGTCACCAAAGCCTCTGTATCGAAGTGGGAAACCAAGCAGAGTTTGCCGGACATTATGCTTCTGCCTCAGCTTGCCGCTTATTTTGAAGTGACCGTGGATGACCTTCTGGGATATGAACCAAATCTGAGTAAAGAACAGATCCAAAAAATATATTTTGACTTTATGACAGAATTTGCAGAACAACCCTTCGGGGAAGTGATGGAAAAAAGCCGGCGGATGGTTAAAAAATACTACTCCTGCCATTCTTTCCTTTTCCAGATCTGTGTACTTTGGCTTAACCACGTATCCCTTACCCCTGACCCGCAGAGACAGACGGAAATTCTGGAAGAGGCATCCGCCCTATGTTCCCGCATCATCTCTGACAGCAGAGATATCGGTTTATGTAATGATGCCATTCTTTTAAAAGCCAGTATTGACCTTCTGCGCAATAAGGTCCCGGCAGTGATTGATACGCTGGAAGAACTTCTGAACCCATACCACTATTCTTTTCAGGGGGAATCCATTCTGGTTCAGGCCTATGCCATGTCCGGTCAGAAAGAAAAGGCCAATAAGTACAGCCAGTACAACATGTATATCCATCTGCTTGCCCTTGTATTCGGCGCTGTACAGTACCTTTCCCTTCATGCGAATGATTTGGATGCCTGCAGGGAAACCATTAACCGTATCGACCGTGTGATGGAAATTTATGACCTGGAGC includes the following:
- a CDS encoding helix-turn-helix domain-containing protein: MNILNFSENIVNLRHKKGITQEELADFVGVTKASVSKWETKQSLPDIMLLPQLAAYFEVTVDDLLGYEPNLSKEQIQKIYFDFMTEFAEQPFGEVMEKSRRMVKKYYSCHSFLFQICVLWLNHVSLTPDPQRQTEILEEASALCSRIISDSRDIGLCNDAILLKASIDLLRNKVPAVIDTLEELLNPYHYSFQGESILVQAYAMSGQKEKANKYSQYNMYIHLLALVFGAVQYLSLHANDLDACRETINRIDRVMEIYDLEHLHENTAAQYHYQVAAIYCIHQIPEVAMERLKKFAAITGSLLSRDRIYLGGDSYFNSIDDYFENMDLGGNLVRDKKVILGSVVQALENPVFEILKDNEDLQKMKKMFQAKGESL